One genomic segment of candidate division KSB1 bacterium includes these proteins:
- a CDS encoding aldehyde dehydrogenase family protein, with protein MYDFLKTLGIEKENSGGCTGTQWLEGKGGVLQSISPIDGEVIATVRQVDEQEYEAIVAKAQEAFKWWRMVPAPKRGEIVRQMGLKLREYKEPLGKLVTLEMGKILPEGEGEVQEMIDMADFAVGLSRQLYGLTMQSERPMHRMYEQWHPLGIVGIITAFNFPVAVWSWNAMIALVCGDTMIWKPSSLTPLCAIAVHKILADVPKANGLPEGILNLAVGSGRVVGEKMINDPRLPLISATGSCEMGRRIGAVVGQRLGRTILELGGNNGIIVMEDANMDLVVRAVLFGAVGTAGQRCTTTRRLIVQETIFDTLLERLVNAYKQVRIGNPLEKGVLMGPMVARSEVEVFLRAIEIIKQQGGEIVYGGRELTGPQFKSGCYVEPTIVKARPDMPIVGEETFAPILYVMPFATLDEAIEIHNSVEQGLSSAMFTTNLLSAETFLSARGSDCGIANINIGTSGAEIGGAFGGEKSTGGGREAGSDAWKAYMRRQTNTINWSTELPLAQGIKFGD; from the coding sequence ATGTACGACTTCCTAAAGACCCTTGGCATTGAGAAGGAAAACTCTGGTGGGTGTACCGGCACCCAGTGGTTGGAAGGCAAAGGTGGTGTGCTGCAGTCCATCTCCCCCATCGATGGCGAGGTGATTGCCACCGTGCGCCAGGTGGACGAACAGGAGTACGAGGCCATCGTGGCCAAAGCCCAAGAAGCTTTCAAGTGGTGGCGGATGGTGCCTGCCCCCAAGCGGGGCGAGATCGTGCGCCAGATGGGCCTGAAGCTGCGCGAATACAAGGAACCGCTGGGCAAGCTGGTCACGCTGGAAATGGGCAAGATCCTGCCCGAGGGCGAGGGCGAGGTGCAGGAGATGATCGACATGGCCGACTTTGCCGTGGGTCTCTCGCGGCAGCTCTACGGGCTGACCATGCAGTCCGAACGCCCGATGCACCGCATGTACGAGCAGTGGCACCCCCTTGGCATTGTGGGGATCATCACCGCGTTCAACTTTCCGGTGGCCGTCTGGTCCTGGAACGCTATGATCGCCTTGGTCTGTGGCGACACGATGATTTGGAAGCCGTCGTCCCTGACGCCCCTGTGCGCCATCGCCGTGCACAAAATCCTGGCCGATGTGCCGAAGGCCAACGGCCTGCCCGAGGGGATCCTCAACTTGGCCGTGGGCAGCGGGCGAGTGGTAGGGGAGAAGATGATCAACGACCCGCGCCTCCCGCTCATCAGCGCCACCGGGAGCTGCGAGATGGGCCGACGCATTGGCGCGGTGGTGGGCCAGCGCTTGGGGCGCACCATCCTGGAATTGGGCGGCAACAACGGCATCATCGTCATGGAGGATGCCAACATGGACCTCGTCGTGCGCGCAGTGCTGTTTGGGGCCGTGGGCACCGCAGGACAGCGCTGCACGACCACCAGGCGGCTTATTGTCCAAGAGACCATTTTTGATACTCTTCTTGAAAGGCTCGTCAATGCCTACAAACAGGTGCGCATCGGCAACCCCTTGGAGAAGGGCGTTCTCATGGGACCGATGGTTGCTCGTTCTGAGGTGGAGGTCTTCCTGCGTGCGATTGAGATTATCAAGCAGCAGGGCGGGGAGATTGTCTATGGCGGGCGGGAGCTGACCGGCCCGCAGTTCAAGTCAGGATGCTATGTGGAACCGACCATCGTGAAAGCACGCCCGGACATGCCCATTGTCGGCGAAGAGACTTTTGCCCCAATTCTCTACGTGATGCCTTTCGCCACTCTGGATGAGGCCATCGAAATCCACAACAGCGTGGAGCAAGGGTTGAGCTCGGCGATGTTCACCACCAACTTGCTGTCGGCAGAGACCTTCCTTTCTGCGCGGGGCAGCGACTGTGGCATCGCCAACATTAACATCGGCACCAGCGGCGCAGAGATCGGTGGCGCCTTTGGCGGCGAAAAGTCCACAGGCGGCGGTCGCGAGGCAGGCTCCGATGCCTGGAAGGCCTACATGCGGCGCCAGACCAACACCATCAACTGGTCCACCGAGCTGCCCTTGGCCCAGGGCATCAAGTTTGGTGACTGA
- a CDS encoding bifunctional lysine ketoglutarate reductase /saccharopine dehydrogenase family protein, with protein sequence MNKLFAIRREDKNRWERRAPLTPHHVQALCAEHGLQCVVESSPIRVFTDEQYRELGIPVKDDVSDCPVVFAVKEIPLHFFRPGGTYVFFAHVIKGQKHNMPMLKRLLELGCTLIDYERIVDERGRRLIFFGRHAGLAGMLDTLWALGLRLRNEGLETPFAALQPAHRYATLQEAKEAVERVGQRIASDGLPEGLVPFVCGFAGYGHVSQGAQEIFDLLPHRKVAPAQLSELSAGGDCARNILYKVVFHEEEMVRPVEPNGRFDLQDYYQHPQRYEGRFADYVPHLSVLVNGIYWDARCPRLVTKEHLRLLFAQGSKPRLRVIGDISCDVEGSIECTVRATSPDEPIFVYDPLTATATPGHEGRGVVVLAVDNLPCELPRASSVYFSSVLKDYVPAIVTADYGGDFQALELPPEIKRAVIVHRGELTPDYRYLQQYVANAERDNRRNWLCKTS encoded by the coding sequence GTGAACAAGCTATTTGCCATAAGGCGTGAAGACAAGAATCGCTGGGAACGGCGCGCGCCGCTCACGCCGCACCACGTGCAGGCGCTGTGTGCGGAGCACGGGCTGCAGTGCGTCGTCGAAAGCTCGCCCATCCGTGTGTTCACCGACGAGCAGTACCGCGAGCTGGGCATTCCCGTCAAGGATGATGTGAGCGACTGCCCCGTGGTCTTTGCCGTGAAGGAAATTCCGCTGCATTTCTTCCGGCCGGGCGGTACGTACGTTTTTTTTGCTCACGTCATCAAGGGCCAGAAGCACAATATGCCCATGCTAAAGAGGCTCTTGGAACTGGGTTGCACTCTGATAGACTATGAGAGGATTGTCGACGAGCGCGGCAGGCGGCTGATCTTTTTCGGCAGGCATGCCGGTCTGGCGGGGATGCTGGACACGTTGTGGGCGCTGGGGCTGCGCCTGCGCAACGAGGGGCTGGAGACGCCGTTCGCCGCGCTTCAGCCTGCACACCGCTATGCGACGCTGCAGGAGGCAAAAGAGGCGGTGGAGCGCGTGGGCCAGCGGATTGCCAGCGATGGCCTCCCCGAGGGCTTGGTGCCCTTTGTCTGCGGGTTTGCGGGATATGGGCATGTCTCTCAGGGGGCGCAGGAAATTTTCGACTTGCTCCCCCACCGCAAGGTTGCGCCTGCCCAGCTATCGGAGTTGAGTGCTGGTGGAGATTGCGCGCGCAACATCCTCTACAAGGTCGTCTTCCATGAGGAGGAGATGGTCAGACCGGTGGAGCCCAACGGTCGCTTCGACCTGCAAGACTACTACCAGCATCCGCAGCGGTACGAGGGGCGTTTCGCCGACTATGTGCCCCACCTCTCGGTGCTGGTCAACGGCATCTACTGGGACGCGCGCTGTCCACGACTCGTGACCAAAGAGCACCTGCGCCTTCTCTTTGCACAAGGATCGAAGCCGCGCTTGCGGGTGATCGGCGACATCTCCTGCGACGTCGAAGGCTCGATTGAATGTACCGTGCGCGCTACGAGTCCGGATGAGCCGATCTTTGTCTATGACCCGCTGACGGCTACTGCCACGCCTGGGCATGAAGGGCGAGGGGTTGTGGTATTGGCGGTGGACAATCTCCCCTGCGAGCTGCCGCGCGCCTCATCGGTCTATTTCAGCAGCGTGCTCAAGGACTATGTGCCGGCCATCGTCACCGCCGACTATGGTGGCGATTTCCAGGCGCTCGAATTGCCGCCGGAGATCAAGCGCGCGGTGATCGTGCACCGTGGCGAGCTGACCCCGGACTATCGGTATTTGCAGCAGTACGTGGCCAACGCAGAGAGGGACAACAGGAGGAACTGGCTATGCAAAACGTCTTGA